A window of Heptranchias perlo isolate sHepPer1 chromosome 43, sHepPer1.hap1, whole genome shotgun sequence contains these coding sequences:
- the LOC137306508 gene encoding probable G-protein coupled receptor 75 — translation MDIQPSFRKEKLLFNMNTTPECIFPVLTNCSPGKNQTEVQAAVHRATLATCILLLMLVFCLGSYGNLIVFSSFFNPAFRKFRTHFDFMILNLSFCDLFICLISTPMFGFVMFFDNGNSLSDTFCFAFHLTSTGFVIMSLKTVAVIAVHRLRMVLGQQTNHSSSFVCTFLLTIILWVISFTLATLSAMTKYHSSKNCVPLLGLINEDGKAILYTYVVDFTLCVGIVAISYAMIAQTLHKNAQVRRCPVITVIDPKKPNCFVPPEVSGPSLYRKQKCNKTPHVQTHMYTHNQSKSATTSNKKLEQTVNLSAVKDSKAVVTCIMILLSVVCCLPLGIALVHDVLSAQSSFIIYQFELCGFTLVFFRSGLNPFIYSRNNSGLRKKVAWCTQLMALLLCCKQKTRLKAVGDGSLVVNRNKSSHHDTNSAYILSPKSQKKLVDQACGPSNSKDVFTSVEYQQKAQAASTPINTRIEPYYSIYNSSISQEDSTPTSLEPKRYTFGSAQSYTGMYYHISKTSDFMQDCDSTSAKQIPIPSV, via the coding sequence ATGGATATCCAACCATCTTTTAGAAAAGAAAAACTCCTTTTCAATATGAACACAACACCAGAATGTATTTTCCCCGTGCTCACCAACTGCTCTCCAGGAAAGAATCAAACGGAAGTCCAAGCAGCAGTCCATAGAGCTACGCTGGCCACCTGCATCCTACTGCTCATGCTGGTGTTCTGTCTGGGGTCCTATGGGAATTTAATtgtcttctcctccttcttcaaTCCAGCTTTCAGGAAATTTAGGACACATTTTGACTTCATGATCCTGAATCTGTCTTTTTGTGACCTCTTCATCTGCCTCATCTCAACCCCTATGTTTGGCTTTGTGATGTTTTTTGACAATGGGAACAGCTTGTCAGACACTTTCTGTTTCGCATTCCACCTCACCAGCACAGGATTTGTCATAATGTCTTTGAAAACAGTGGCTGTGATTGCTGTCCATCGTCTACGGATGGTGCTGGGACAACAAACTAACCACTCCTCCTCGTTTGTCTGTACATTCCTTCTTACTATCATCTTGTGGGTCATTAGTTTCACCCTGGCCACCTTGTCAGCCATGACTAAATACCACAGCTCCAAGAACTGTGTCCCGCTGCTAGGACTCATCAATGAAGATGGCAAAGCCATTTTATACACTTACGTAGTGGACTTTACCCTCTGTGTCGGTATTGTTGCAATTTCTTATGCTATGATTGCTCAGACTCTGCACAAGAATGCACAGGTACGGCGCTGCCCTGTGATTACAGTGATTGACCCCAAAAAGCCCAACTGTTTTGTCCCTCCCGAAGTATCAGGACCCTCTTTATACAGAAAGCAGAAATGCAACAAAACACCCCATGTGcagacacacatgtacacacacaatcAAAGTAAAAGTGCTACTACCTCCAATAAGAAGCTAGAACAGACTGTGAACCTTTCAGCTGTTAAAGACTCCAAAGCAGTAGTGACCTGTATTATGATACTACTGTCAGTGGTCTGCTGTCTGCCATTGGGTATAGCTCTAGTGCATGATGTCTTATCTGCTCAGAGCAGTTTTATCATCTATCAGTTTGAGCTCTGTGGATTCACCTTGGTATTTTTTAGGTCCGGCCTCAACCCATTTATCTATTCCCGTAACAACTCTGGTCTCCGCAAGAAGGTGGCTTGGTGCACACAGCTCATGGCCCTGCTGCTGTGCTGCAAGCAAAAAACAAGGTTGAAAGCAGTGGGGGACGGTAGCCTGGTTGTGAACAGGAACAAGTCTTCTCATCATGATACCAATTCGGCCTACATCCTCTCTCCCAAATCACAGAAAAAGCTTGTAGACCAGGCCTGCGGGCCAAGCAATTCGAAGGATGTCTTCACTTCTGTTGAGTACCAGCAAAAAGCACAGGCTGCCTCCACACCTATCAATACTAGGATAGAGCCTTACTACAGTATCTACAACAGCAGCATCTCCCAGGAGGACAGCACTCCTACCAGTTTGGAGCCCAAAAGGTACACATTTGGCTCTGCTCAGTCCTACACTGGAATGTATTACCACATCTCTAAAACATCAGACTTCATGCAGGACTGTGACAGCACTTCTGCCAAACAAATCCCCATTCCATCTGTCTAG